A portion of the Paenibacillus hamazuiensis genome contains these proteins:
- a CDS encoding ATP-binding cassette domain-containing protein — translation MQKYDSIQVSGAREKNLKAIHIAIPKKRITVFAGVSGSGKSALVFDTIAAESQRQLNETYSSFVRNRLPHYGKPEADAIANLPASIVINQKRFGGNARSTVGTATDIYALLRLLYSRFGTPFVGYSDVFSFNNPQGMCPDCEGLGKTKAILVDRLIDKEKSLNEGAILFPTFRPGEVRWKRYVCTGLFDNDKKLKLFTEEEMDTLLYKAGFKPPNPTEGWPPTSFYEGVVPRIKRTFLHKDSSRDAERYKEEIDRIAAEETCPACRGGRLNKAVLSCQIDGKSIADCSNMQISELIEFIRSIREPQARMVTDAIVKQLTHLIEIGLGYLSLNRESSSLSGGESQRIKLVRQLGNSLTDLAYILDEPSIGLHPHDVGRINRLLRELRDKGNTVLIVEHDPDVIRLADHIVEIGPGAGSKGGTVVYEGDLHGLLSAETLTARFLKRTLSFKDEVRQPSGWLEINRANDNNLKEISVRIPTGVMTVITGVAGSGKSTLVHQSFARRYPEAIVIDQRAIGASNRSNIATYTGIFDAIRELFAKKNGVSPSLFSFNSQGACQTCKGLGKVYTDFAFMDTVESVCEACRGRRFTDEVLAYPLRGKNISEILAMSVEEALLFFQENEVTQTLLRLQETGIGYVPLGQPLSTLSGGELQRVKLAAELEGSGNVYVLDEPTTGLHMSDVDRLIGILNRLADRGNTVIVIEHNMEVVCQADWIVDLGPGAGAEGGRLMFEGVPRDIVDCSGSITGNYLKEAVNRKTGG, via the coding sequence ATGCAAAAATACGATTCCATTCAAGTCAGCGGTGCCAGGGAAAAAAATCTGAAAGCCATTCATATCGCCATTCCGAAAAAGCGGATTACGGTATTTGCCGGCGTATCCGGCTCCGGGAAATCGGCGCTCGTGTTCGATACGATTGCGGCCGAATCGCAGCGGCAGCTGAACGAAACGTATTCCAGCTTCGTCCGAAACAGGCTGCCCCATTACGGAAAACCCGAGGCGGATGCCATTGCAAATTTGCCGGCGTCTATCGTGATCAATCAGAAGCGGTTCGGCGGTAACGCCAGATCGACCGTCGGGACGGCCACGGACATCTATGCTTTGCTGCGTCTGCTGTATTCCCGGTTCGGGACCCCGTTCGTCGGCTATTCCGACGTATTTTCCTTCAACAATCCGCAAGGCATGTGCCCGGATTGTGAAGGCTTGGGCAAAACGAAGGCGATCCTTGTCGACCGTCTGATCGACAAGGAAAAATCGCTTAACGAGGGGGCGATCCTGTTTCCCACGTTCAGACCCGGCGAGGTACGGTGGAAACGGTACGTCTGCACCGGCCTGTTCGATAACGACAAAAAACTGAAGCTGTTTACCGAAGAGGAAATGGACACGCTGCTGTACAAGGCGGGGTTCAAGCCGCCGAATCCGACCGAGGGTTGGCCGCCGACCTCGTTCTACGAAGGCGTCGTCCCCCGAATCAAGCGAACTTTCCTGCATAAGGACTCCTCCCGCGACGCCGAGCGTTACAAAGAGGAGATCGACCGGATTGCAGCCGAGGAAACTTGTCCGGCATGCCGGGGCGGAAGACTGAACAAAGCCGTGCTCTCATGCCAAATTGACGGAAAAAGCATTGCCGACTGCTCGAATATGCAGATCAGCGAATTGATCGAATTTATCCGGTCGATCCGCGAACCGCAGGCACGGATGGTTACGGATGCGATCGTCAAGCAGCTTACCCATCTGATAGAGATCGGGCTCGGGTATTTAAGCTTGAACCGCGAATCATCCAGCCTGTCGGGAGGCGAGTCTCAGCGGATCAAGCTGGTTCGCCAGCTCGGCAACAGCCTGACCGATCTGGCTTATATTTTGGACGAGCCAAGCATCGGCCTGCATCCCCACGATGTCGGCAGAATCAATCGGCTGCTGCGGGAACTCCGGGATAAAGGAAACACCGTTCTGATCGTGGAGCACGACCCCGACGTAATCCGGCTTGCCGATCATATTGTGGAAATCGGACCGGGCGCCGGGTCGAAAGGCGGAACGGTCGTCTATGAAGGAGACTTGCACGGTCTGTTGTCGGCGGAAACGTTGACGGCCCGATTTTTGAAGCGCACGCTTTCCTTTAAAGACGAAGTCCGGCAGCCTTCCGGTTGGCTGGAGATCAACCGTGCCAACGACAATAACCTGAAAGAGATCAGCGTTCGTATCCCGACCGGGGTGATGACGGTCATTACCGGCGTGGCGGGTTCGGGCAAAAGCACTTTGGTGCACCAATCGTTTGCGAGGCGGTATCCCGAAGCAATTGTCATCGATCAGAGGGCGATCGGAGCTTCGAACCGTTCCAACATAGCCACGTATACCGGAATATTCGATGCGATCAGGGAGCTTTTTGCGAAGAAAAATGGGGTCAGCCCTTCGCTGTTCAGCTTTAACTCGCAAGGAGCTTGCCAGACTTGCAAAGGATTGGGGAAGGTCTATACCGATTTCGCCTTTATGGACACGGTGGAGTCCGTGTGTGAAGCGTGCCGCGGCAGACGTTTCACCGATGAGGTGCTCGCATATCCGCTTCGCGGCAAAAATATTAGCGAAATTCTTGCCATGTCCGTTGAGGAGGCTTTGTTATTTTTTCAGGAAAATGAAGTTACGCAGACGCTCTTGAGGCTGCAGGAGACAGGGATCGGTTATGTGCCCTTGGGTCAGCCGCTCAGCACGTTGTCGGGCGGCGAACTGCAGCGGGTCAAGCTGGCGGCCGAACTGGAAGGCAGCGGCAATGTGTACGTGCTGGATGAGCCGACCACAGGACTTCATATGTCGGATGTCGACCGGCTGATCGGCATTTTGAACCGGCTCGCCGACAGAGGAAATACGGTGATCGTGATCGAGCACAATATGGAGGTGGTTTGCCAAGCGGACTGGATCGTCGACCTGGGCCCCGGCGCCGGCGCTGAGGGAGGAAGGCTGATGTTCGAAGGCGTTCCCCGGGACATCGTCGATTGCAGCGGCTCCATTACCGGAAATTATCTGAAGGAAGCCGTCAATCGGAAGACGGGGGGATGA
- a CDS encoding cache domain-containing sensor histidine kinase — protein MFKRMSSLSLRSRLLVSYIVLITVSIGILGIGYYYKSSEVVLENASQTILSIVKKGNQSLDDKFSSVEKIAVNMHLDDELYRFFNEKASQSHGYAYEDDRSISRILQKYFPMSEDLYSVNLVTAKYIYGDNPNFWIPKTNMSDSDIYHAGLQSTERTTWIPTYNLLRKYYAISRHAESKDQYVFTATRLINLCTSKNHLLQCLNENADKPVLIVNFQEDMLKKAFAESLAIKGSYYYVLTPGNEVVSHSGNVGGDPKSSPDREWTRRASEAGSGTEIVRINGKKMVVCFDKIATTGWLSAVFIPYDNLLSTVPNMVTFTIYSTGVAMLLSVFFASITSGRIVRPVKKLMIGIKRMGEGHFNSKIEAAGSGELVTLIHKFNQMNDKIQLLIDENYQVRIKEMEAELKALNFQFNPHFLYNTLNTLNYLAIENEQPVISHFLVELSEMLSYTAKGPGLVPFREDYRYLQNYVSIMKLRFQEKFQVRYDIDPMLLEADVPKFLLQPFVENALIHGLEEREADGVIEISGKRSNDRLIFTVADNGKGIEPEVLQNLLKDRDTNSSGRGHHSIGIENVDKRIKLLYGAEYGVNLESAPGAGTKVTIVLPYTDKNVTKSTNS, from the coding sequence ATGTTCAAGAGAATGAGCAGCCTTTCGCTGCGATCCCGGCTGCTGGTGTCTTACATTGTGCTGATAACCGTATCCATAGGCATTCTCGGGATCGGTTATTATTACAAAAGCTCCGAGGTTGTGCTGGAAAACGCAAGCCAAACGATCTTAAGCATCGTGAAGAAGGGGAACCAGTCGCTGGACGACAAGTTCAGCAGTGTAGAGAAAATTGCCGTCAACATGCATCTGGACGATGAGCTGTACCGTTTTTTCAACGAAAAGGCTAGCCAAAGCCACGGGTACGCTTACGAAGACGATCGCAGCATCTCCCGTATTTTGCAAAAATATTTCCCGATGTCCGAAGATTTATATTCGGTCAATTTGGTTACCGCCAAATATATATACGGGGACAACCCGAATTTCTGGATCCCGAAAACCAATATGTCGGATTCCGACATTTATCATGCGGGTCTTCAGTCTACCGAACGTACGACCTGGATTCCTACTTACAACCTGCTGAGAAAATATTATGCGATTTCCCGGCATGCCGAATCGAAAGACCAATACGTGTTTACCGCAACGAGACTGATTAATTTGTGCACCTCCAAAAATCATTTGCTGCAATGTTTAAACGAAAATGCCGATAAGCCGGTGCTGATCGTCAATTTTCAGGAGGATATGCTCAAGAAGGCGTTCGCGGAAAGCTTGGCGATCAAAGGCTCTTATTACTACGTGCTCACTCCCGGCAACGAAGTGGTGTCCCACTCGGGCAATGTAGGCGGAGATCCGAAATCATCGCCCGACCGGGAGTGGACCCGCAGAGCGTCAGAAGCGGGCAGCGGTACGGAAATCGTGCGGATCAACGGGAAAAAGATGGTCGTATGTTTTGACAAAATTGCCACAACGGGCTGGTTGTCCGCCGTATTTATTCCGTACGACAACCTGCTCTCCACCGTTCCGAACATGGTCACGTTTACGATCTATTCCACGGGTGTGGCGATGCTGCTGTCCGTTTTCTTCGCCTCCATTACATCCGGGCGCATTGTACGGCCTGTCAAGAAGCTGATGATCGGCATCAAGCGGATGGGGGAAGGCCATTTCAACTCGAAAATCGAAGCGGCCGGCTCGGGGGAGCTTGTGACGCTGATCCATAAATTCAACCAGATGAACGATAAAATACAGCTGCTTATCGACGAAAACTATCAAGTGCGGATCAAGGAGATGGAGGCGGAACTTAAAGCGCTCAATTTTCAGTTCAACCCGCATTTTCTGTACAATACATTAAATACGCTTAATTATTTGGCAATCGAAAATGAACAGCCCGTCATCAGCCATTTCCTGGTGGAGCTTTCGGAGATGCTTTCTTATACCGCCAAGGGGCCCGGGCTTGTGCCATTTCGCGAGGATTACCGCTATTTGCAGAATTATGTGTCCATCATGAAACTCCGGTTTCAGGAAAAATTTCAGGTTCGTTACGATATCGATCCGATGCTGCTCGAGGCTGATGTGCCCAAATTTCTTCTGCAGCCGTTTGTGGAAAACGCACTGATTCACGGTTTGGAAGAGCGGGAAGCGGACGGGGTGATCGAGATATCCGGCAAACGGTCAAACGACAGGCTGATTTTCACGGTTGCCGATAACGGCAAGGGGATAGAGCCGGAAGTTTTGCAAAATCTGCTTAAAGACCGCGATACAAACAGCAGCGGCCGGGGACATCATTCGATCGGCATTGAAAATGTGGACAAACGGATCAAACTTTTGTACGGCGCTGAGTACGGCGTAAACCTCGAGTCTGCCCCCGGAGCGGGAACGAAGGTTACGATCGTGCTGCCGTATACGGATAAAAACGTAACGAAGTCCACCAATAGTTGA
- a CDS encoding ABC transporter substrate-binding protein: MKKLKMIIPVAIGVSLVAGCSGEAGKTDAGGNADASAKGAVQLTYWRPQASGPEDDFYKNRVEAFNKAYEGKINVKMEAVTRGNSFAYEDKVNAAVASHTLPDVIALDGPNVANYASSKILVPLDSYFTKDDMNDFVPSIIQQGTYEGKFYAVGMQESSVVLFYNKKMMKEHGIEPPTSMDKAWTWDEWYDVMKKTAKDGVFGTNMINDKGEWMTYAFEQMWISGGTDIVSKDGKTASGYVNGPKGIEAAQFLQKLSKEKLFNIDPKPTEFEEGKAATKLGGPWNIPGFKDYPNLEWGITYFPKKAGGTLTAPSGSWAIGISADSKYPKEAAEFVKWMTNTESSVGIAKAVSMPASRKSAYEKMPEYNELPLKIIKEQVTTVSHARPVTPAYPLLTQKFAEALTDIMMGGDVKKSLDNVADAYDSEYKKNYAK, translated from the coding sequence TTGAAAAAATTAAAAATGATTATTCCCGTCGCAATTGGCGTATCCTTAGTGGCCGGGTGCAGCGGCGAAGCCGGCAAAACGGATGCGGGAGGCAATGCGGATGCATCGGCCAAAGGCGCGGTGCAGCTCACTTATTGGCGGCCGCAGGCGAGCGGGCCGGAGGACGACTTTTACAAAAACAGAGTGGAAGCCTTCAACAAGGCATACGAAGGAAAAATCAACGTCAAGATGGAAGCGGTCACAAGGGGCAACTCCTTCGCTTATGAGGACAAGGTGAATGCGGCGGTCGCTTCCCATACGCTCCCGGATGTCATTGCCCTGGACGGCCCGAATGTGGCGAATTATGCATCCTCGAAAATTTTGGTTCCGCTCGACTCTTATTTTACGAAAGACGATATGAACGATTTTGTTCCGTCGATTATTCAGCAGGGCACCTACGAGGGCAAATTTTATGCGGTAGGCATGCAGGAGTCTTCGGTCGTGCTGTTCTACAACAAGAAGATGATGAAGGAGCACGGCATTGAGCCGCCGACCAGCATGGATAAAGCCTGGACTTGGGACGAGTGGTACGATGTGATGAAGAAGACGGCCAAGGACGGCGTATTCGGAACGAATATGATCAACGATAAAGGCGAATGGATGACGTATGCGTTTGAACAGATGTGGATTTCGGGCGGCACCGATATCGTCAGCAAGGACGGCAAGACGGCTTCGGGTTACGTAAACGGACCTAAAGGGATCGAAGCGGCGCAATTTCTGCAAAAGCTTTCCAAAGAGAAGCTTTTCAACATTGATCCGAAGCCGACGGAATTCGAGGAGGGCAAGGCGGCAACCAAGCTGGGAGGACCGTGGAACATCCCGGGCTTTAAGGATTATCCAAACCTGGAGTGGGGCATCACGTATTTTCCGAAAAAAGCGGGCGGCACGCTTACGGCGCCTTCGGGCAGCTGGGCGATCGGGATAAGCGCCGACAGCAAATACCCGAAGGAGGCGGCGGAATTCGTCAAATGGATGACGAACACGGAATCGTCCGTCGGAATCGCCAAAGCGGTCAGCATGCCGGCAAGCCGCAAGAGCGCGTACGAGAAAATGCCGGAATACAACGAATTGCCTTTAAAAATCATTAAAGAGCAGGTCACCACCGTTTCGCACGCCCGGCCGGTAACTCCCGCGTACCCCTTGCTGACGCAAAAATTCGCCGAAGCGCTGACGGACATCATGATGGGCGGCGACGTGAAGAAGTCGCTGGACAATGTCGCAGACGCTTACGATTCGGAATACAAAAAGAATTATGCGAAGTAA
- a CDS encoding carbohydrate ABC transporter permease — protein MEIVSHPARAEHGSKPAASLRSGKRKESLTGYAFVFPAVVLLIVFLLVPFLLAIALGFTKFNLLRPEDISFIGLRNYLDIFQDKLFYKSLFNTMYFTVIVVPVQCGVALILALLVNNALPFRNMFRIAYFSPVVTSMTVIAILWIYLYNPNEGLINSLLDALGIPKQPFLRDKSQAMNSIIFMSVWQAAGYQMMIFLAGLQGISRDMYEASAIDGAGKLQQLRYITLPSLYNVIVFVLMITTIQAVKLFTQPFIMTNGGPENSTRTLALFIYQQGFQFRNAGYASAASVIFFLIVLLISLLMRKFLKDK, from the coding sequence ATGGAGATCGTATCCCATCCTGCCCGGGCGGAGCACGGCAGCAAGCCGGCGGCCAGCCTGAGAAGCGGCAAACGGAAGGAATCTTTAACCGGCTACGCCTTTGTTTTTCCGGCCGTGGTGCTCTTGATCGTGTTTTTGCTGGTGCCTTTCCTGCTTGCGATCGCGCTCGGCTTTACGAAGTTCAATCTGCTGCGCCCGGAGGATATTTCGTTTATCGGCCTGCGGAACTACCTGGATATTTTTCAGGATAAGCTGTTTTATAAATCGCTCTTCAACACGATGTACTTCACCGTCATCGTCGTTCCGGTCCAGTGCGGCGTCGCGCTCATCTTGGCGCTGCTCGTAAACAATGCGCTGCCGTTCCGAAATATGTTCCGGATCGCTTACTTCAGCCCGGTCGTTACCTCGATGACGGTAATCGCCATTTTGTGGATTTATCTGTACAATCCGAATGAAGGGCTGATCAATTCCTTGCTGGATGCGCTCGGTATTCCGAAGCAGCCTTTTCTCCGCGATAAAAGCCAGGCGATGAATTCGATTATTTTCATGTCGGTTTGGCAGGCGGCCGGTTATCAGATGATGATCTTTCTGGCGGGGCTGCAGGGCATTTCCAGAGACATGTACGAAGCATCGGCGATCGACGGCGCGGGCAAACTTCAGCAGCTGCGCTACATTACGCTTCCGAGCTTGTACAACGTTATCGTATTCGTGCTGATGATCACGACGATTCAGGCCGTCAAGCTGTTCACCCAGCCGTTTATTATGACGAACGGCGGGCCGGAGAATTCGACGCGAACGCTCGCTCTGTTCATTTACCAGCAGGGCTTTCAATTCCGCAACGCCGGCTACGCTTCCGCGGCGTCGGTTATTTTTTTCCTGATCGTCCTGCTGATTTCGCTGCTGATGCGGAAGTTTCTCAAAGATAAGTAG
- a CDS encoding carbohydrate ABC transporter permease, with translation MPAKRSIAVLYSLNIVISLLFIVPLLWMIVSSFKPENRIFADLSSIKAILPVDFTLDNYIKAFQRIPMMKYLFNSLFYVTVIGLCGLGVNSICGYALAKLNFKGRTLILTAIIALMIVPFESILMPLYVVVNSLHWVNTWWALIVPFVANCFSIFMFRQFFMDIPNELLEAAAIDGSSPFRTFATVVVPLSGPVFTTVFILDFISHWGDFLWPILVTTGEKLRNVQLGIQTFFTLPPVYYGQIMAALTFTTLPIVILFLLLQKYYIQGITNTGLKG, from the coding sequence ATGCCTGCCAAACGCAGCATCGCTGTACTGTACAGCCTTAACATCGTGATTTCCTTGTTGTTTATTGTCCCGCTGCTGTGGATGATCGTTTCTTCGTTCAAGCCGGAAAACCGGATTTTTGCCGATTTGAGCTCCATCAAGGCGATCCTGCCGGTCGATTTCACGTTGGATAACTACATCAAAGCGTTTCAGCGAATTCCTATGATGAAATATTTGTTCAACAGCCTGTTTTATGTGACGGTCATCGGACTTTGCGGCCTCGGCGTAAACTCGATTTGCGGCTATGCGCTGGCCAAGCTGAATTTTAAGGGCAGGACGCTGATTCTTACGGCCATCATCGCGCTGATGATCGTCCCGTTCGAGAGCATCTTGATGCCGCTTTACGTGGTGGTCAATTCGCTGCATTGGGTCAACACCTGGTGGGCGCTGATCGTTCCGTTCGTAGCGAATTGCTTCAGCATCTTCATGTTCCGGCAGTTTTTTATGGACATTCCGAATGAGCTTCTGGAGGCGGCCGCCATCGACGGCTCCTCCCCGTTTCGGACCTTCGCCACGGTGGTCGTTCCTTTGTCCGGCCCGGTGTTTACCACCGTGTTTATACTCGATTTTATATCCCATTGGGGAGATTTCCTATGGCCCATACTGGTGACGACGGGAGAAAAGCTGCGCAATGTGCAGCTTGGCATCCAAACCTTTTTCACGCTGCCGCCGGTGTATTACGGACAAATTATGGCCGCTCTTACGTTTACGACGCTGCCGATCGTGATCCTTTTCTTGCTGCTGCAAAAATATTATATTCAAGGTATAACAAACACAGGGCTAAAAGGATAA
- a CDS encoding response regulator: MRRILVVDDEAIQRRVLGKIIRNAVPAYEVLEAGNGKAALDLVRETAIDIVLTDIRMPMMDGLQFIENLQQLRQGVKIVILTGYRYFEYAQKAIQLGASDFLLKPVREETIAETIKRMDMTLKQERETWQQVSAYYGQMLHDWVVFGIQDQRQEIIAKFSLQHRGMVFVTELLPYATIPDRMQEELRSNVSRRLNEFMEPHGSAVSFMSKENNAHIVTLITYREHSPVDELFMRLAGELAAEFGHEAAVFLGIGNEKPVAESVRQSYLEALEAVTFRYYLQGKALTFRHAADRTCGFAYNAAKEEELIKEAIRKTRDEELAGLAEELFAGALSKGFPPVEQWKNTLVRIMVNVSYAVKDFMPEAEYVSTVSVLEERLRRCSDNAEAKNRFTEALLMFSSTIRGHRSKKHETVIEKFAAFMDGAYMQDLSLETVARQLYFSPNYLSAMIKNQTGMTFSKYLSDVRLKKAVKLLEETELKVYEIAARAGFRDEKYFYRVFKGKFGLTPDEYRRERAQ; the protein is encoded by the coding sequence ATGAGACGCATATTGGTTGTTGACGACGAAGCCATTCAGCGCAGAGTGCTCGGGAAAATTATCCGGAATGCCGTGCCCGCTTATGAGGTGCTTGAGGCCGGCAACGGCAAAGCGGCGCTGGACCTTGTCAGGGAGACGGCCATCGACATCGTGCTTACGGACATCCGTATGCCGATGATGGACGGATTACAATTTATCGAAAATTTGCAGCAGCTGCGGCAGGGCGTCAAAATCGTCATATTGACCGGGTACCGTTATTTTGAATACGCGCAAAAAGCGATTCAATTGGGGGCTTCCGACTTTTTGCTGAAGCCGGTGCGGGAGGAAACGATCGCCGAAACGATCAAAAGGATGGACATGACTCTGAAGCAGGAGCGGGAAACTTGGCAGCAAGTGTCCGCTTATTACGGGCAAATGCTGCACGATTGGGTCGTATTCGGCATTCAGGACCAGCGGCAGGAGATCATCGCGAAATTTTCGCTGCAGCATCGGGGGATGGTATTCGTCACCGAGCTGTTACCGTATGCCACTATCCCGGACCGCATGCAGGAAGAGCTGCGAAGTAATGTGAGCCGCAGGTTGAATGAATTTATGGAGCCGCACGGCTCTGCCGTTTCTTTTATGTCCAAAGAAAACAACGCGCATATCGTGACCTTGATCACGTACCGCGAGCATTCGCCCGTCGATGAGCTGTTTATGAGGCTGGCGGGCGAGCTTGCCGCCGAGTTCGGTCATGAAGCCGCCGTTTTTCTGGGCATCGGGAATGAAAAGCCGGTGGCGGAATCCGTCCGGCAGTCGTATTTGGAAGCGCTCGAGGCAGTCACATTTCGCTATTACCTGCAGGGGAAGGCACTGACGTTCAGACATGCGGCAGACCGGACGTGCGGGTTTGCCTATAACGCCGCCAAGGAAGAGGAGCTCATCAAGGAAGCGATCCGCAAGACGCGGGACGAAGAGCTCGCCGGGTTGGCGGAAGAGCTGTTTGCCGGTGCGCTCAGCAAAGGGTTTCCGCCGGTGGAGCAGTGGAAAAATACGCTCGTCCGAATTATGGTCAATGTCTCCTACGCGGTAAAGGATTTCATGCCCGAGGCTGAATACGTCAGCACTGTTTCCGTGCTGGAGGAACGGCTGCGCCGATGTTCCGATAACGCGGAGGCGAAGAATCGGTTTACCGAGGCGCTTCTTATGTTCAGCAGCACGATTAGGGGACACAGATCGAAGAAACACGAAACGGTGATCGAGAAGTTTGCTGCCTTTATGGACGGTGCGTATATGCAGGACCTTTCCTTGGAAACCGTGGCGAGGCAGCTGTATTTCAGCCCGAACTATTTGAGTGCGATGATTAAAAATCAAACGGGGATGACATTCAGCAAATATTTATCCGACGTCAGATTGAAAAAAGCCGTGAAGCTGCTGGAAGAGACGGAACTTAAAGTATACGAGATCGCCGCCAGGGCCGGCTTCCGCGATGAAAAATATTTTTACCGAGTATTCAAAGGAAAGTTTGGCTTAACGCCGGATGAGTATAGAAGAGAACGAGCGCAGTAG
- a CDS encoding glycoside hydrolase family 32 protein: protein MVEGQGNRNFQEPYRPQLHFSPAAGWMNDPNGMVYYEGEYHLFYQYYPDGTRWGPMHWGHAVSPDMVQWKHLPIALAPDEHGTIFSGSAVVDWRDTTGFFRGGSGLVAIFTQHDTDPGTGKQRQRQSLAYSSDKGRTWTMYAGNPVLSEPELADFRDPKVFWYEPKRQWVMVISAADHIRFYRSDDLKSWELTGQFGNDGQGSHDGVWECPDLFELPVDGGAAGLKKWVLIVSIGERPDLPEGSRTQYFVGSFDGDMFHNDNPAETVLWLDAGRDNYAGVTWSDIPEEDGRRLFIGWMSNWKYANLTPTDKWRGAMTIPRELRLYDSGQGVRLRQFPVRELEELRKSAVHVTSAALRDGERKLLIECGGLLDMEAQFEWDEGTSEIGLILRMSESESEETVIGLDTATLRLFADRTRSGDSGFHPLFACRHDAVLEEPAGERKLKLRMIMDRCSVEVFANDGSAVITDLVFPLARDKIRMEAYVNGGRATVQAEAIELQSIYSTE, encoded by the coding sequence GTGGTTGAAGGTCAAGGCAACCGGAATTTTCAAGAGCCGTACCGGCCACAGCTGCATTTCAGCCCGGCTGCCGGCTGGATGAACGATCCTAACGGGATGGTGTATTACGAAGGAGAATACCACTTGTTTTATCAATATTACCCGGATGGAACTAGATGGGGGCCGATGCATTGGGGCCACGCTGTAAGTCCGGACATGGTACAGTGGAAACATCTGCCGATCGCGCTTGCTCCTGACGAACACGGAACGATATTTTCCGGGAGCGCTGTTGTCGATTGGCGGGATACGACGGGATTTTTTCGCGGCGGCAGCGGTCTTGTTGCGATTTTCACGCAGCATGATACCGATCCCGGGACCGGAAAGCAGCGCCAGCGGCAAAGCTTGGCCTACAGCTCGGACAAAGGGCGCACCTGGACGATGTACGCCGGCAATCCGGTTCTGAGCGAACCGGAGCTCGCCGACTTTCGCGACCCGAAGGTATTCTGGTATGAACCGAAGCGGCAGTGGGTGATGGTCATCTCGGCTGCCGATCATATTCGCTTCTATCGTTCCGATGATTTGAAAAGCTGGGAGCTTACCGGACAATTCGGCAACGATGGACAGGGCTCTCACGACGGGGTTTGGGAATGCCCGGACTTGTTCGAGCTGCCCGTGGATGGGGGCGCAGCGGGGCTTAAGAAATGGGTGCTCATCGTCAGCATAGGGGAACGACCTGACCTGCCTGAGGGCTCGCGCACGCAGTATTTTGTCGGCAGCTTCGACGGGGACATGTTCCATAACGACAACCCGGCGGAAACGGTGCTGTGGCTGGATGCCGGCAGAGATAACTACGCGGGCGTCACGTGGTCGGACATTCCGGAGGAGGATGGCAGGCGGCTGTTTATCGGTTGGATGAGCAATTGGAAATATGCGAATTTGACGCCTACGGACAAATGGCGAGGCGCCATGACGATTCCGAGAGAGCTTCGGCTGTACGACTCGGGGCAAGGCGTCCGCTTGCGCCAGTTTCCGGTAAGAGAGCTCGAAGAGCTTCGCAAGTCTGCGGTTCACGTTACATCGGCGGCGCTTCGGGACGGGGAGCGTAAGCTTTTGATCGAATGCGGCGGTTTGCTCGACATGGAAGCGCAATTCGAATGGGACGAAGGCACCTCCGAGATCGGTCTTATCTTGCGCATGTCGGAATCCGAGTCGGAGGAGACGGTGATCGGCCTTGATACGGCAACCTTACGGCTGTTCGCAGACCGGACGCGTTCCGGCGACTCCGGCTTCCATCCGTTGTTTGCCTGCCGGCACGATGCGGTTCTGGAGGAGCCTGCGGGAGAACGGAAGCTGAAGCTGCGCATGATCATGGACCGGTGCTCGGTCGAGGTTTTTGCGAATGACGGAAGCGCCGTTATCACAGATTTGGTTTTCCCGCTTGCCAGGGACAAGATACGTATGGAAGCATATGTTAATGGCGGTCGGGCGACGGTTCAGGCGGAAGCGATTGAGCTGCAGTCGATTTATTCGACGGAATAA